In one Serinus canaria isolate serCan28SL12 chromosome 2, serCan2020, whole genome shotgun sequence genomic region, the following are encoded:
- the IMPA2 gene encoding inositol monophosphatase 2 produces MKPCEEEEEEGLAAAGGGGGDPWKECAEVAVQLARRAGQIIRKALTEEKQVSTKTSAADLVTETDHFVENLIISVLKEKFPSHRFIAEESTAAGSKCVLTDSPTWIIDPVDGTCNFVHRFPTVAVSIGFAVNKELEFGVIYHCTEERLYTGRRGQGAFCNDKRLQVSKETDISKALILTEIGPKRDPATLKLFLGNIERLLKAQAHGVRVIGSSTLALCHLASGAADAYYQFGLHCWDLAAATVIIREAGGTVIDTSGGPLDLMSCRVIAAGTREMAMFIAQEIQTIHYRRDDEN; encoded by the exons ATGAAGCCGtgcgaggaggaggaggaggaagggctggcggcggcgggcggtggcggcggggACCCCTGGAAGGAGTGCGCGGAGGTGGCGGTGCAGCTGGCGCGCCGCGCCGGGCAG ATTATTAGGAAGGCTctaacagaggaaaaacaagtgTCCACAAAGACATCTGCAGCAGATCTCGTGACAGAAACTGATCATTTTGtggaaaatttaattatttctgttctaaaagagaaatttcCTTCCCACAG GTTTATTGCAGAAGAGTCCACTGCTGCAGGTTCAAAATGTGTCCTTACCGACAGTCCCACCTGGATTATTGACCCTGTGGATGGAACATGCAACTTTGTGCACAG atttcCAACAGTGGCGGTGAGCATTGGATTTGCTGTTAACAAAGAG CTTGAATTTGGTGTAATTTACCACTGCACTGAAGAACGATTATACACTGGTAGAAGAGGTCAAGGGGCATTTTGTAATGACAAAAGGCTTCAGGTATCAAAAGAGACAG ATATCTCGAAGGCCttaattttaacagaaattgGTCCAAAACGTGACCCTGCAACTCTGAAGTTGTTCCTTGGTAACATTGAGAGACTGCTCAAGGCCCAAGCACATGG GGTCCGTGTCATCGGGAGCTCCACGCTGGCCCTGTGCCACTTGGCGTCCGGCGCTGCAGACGCCTACTACCAGTTTGGCTTGCACTGCTGGGacctggcagcagccactgtCATCATCAGAGAGGCAGGTGGCACTGTGATAGACACTTCAG GGGGACCTCTGGACCTTATGTCCTGCCGAGTGATTGCTGCAGGCACGAGAGAGATGGCCATGTTCATAGCTCAGGAAATACAAACCATCCACTACCGGCGCGACGACGAGAATTAA